The DNA sequence GAACGCCTTCGGCCAGGGCGCGGGCGCTCTTTTTCTCCTGGCGGGCGATAAGCGCCGGGATCATCACATTTTCAATAGCGGTAAATTCAGGCAAAAGGTGGTGGAACTGAAAAACAAAGCCTATATATCTATTTCGAAAGGCGGCCAGATTCTCGTCACTTAACTTCGATACATCCAGTCCATTATAAAGAATACTGCCGCTATCCGGTATTTCCAGGGTGCCAAGAAGGTGTAACAGTGTGGACTTGCCTACTCCGGAAGCGCCGACTATGGCCAAAGACTCTCCAACCTTTACGGTCAGGTCGATGTCTTTCAGCACTTCTATCCTTTGCCCGTCTGTGGCAAATGATTTATGGATGTTACGGGCCTCTACGACCGGTCCGGTTCCCTGGCCCATGGAGAAGCCGGTGAGCAAGTCCTTGCTATTCATATCTCAAAGCAGTCGCCGGTTCCAGCCTTGAAGCCTGCCAGGAAGGATAAAGGGTAGCCAAAAAACTGATAACTATAGCCGCAAATGAAATTAAGGCCACATCCAGCGCCTCCACCTTTACCGGCAGGGTGGATATGTAATAAACATCGCTGGGCAATTTAATGAACTTATATTTTTTAAGCAGGCTCGTGAGGCCAAAACCACCTATAATTCCAAGCATGGTCCCGGTAAAGCCGACGATTACCCCTTCCATGACGAAGATTTTCATGATGCTCTTCCGCGTAGCGCCCATAGACTTTAAGATGGCTATATCCTTGTTTTTCTCCATAACCACCATTATCAGCGTACTGACAATGTTGAAGGCCGCCACCAGGACAATCAGGGCCAGGATTATGAACATGGCTATCTTTTCCAGTTTTAAGGCCGAAAAAAGGTTCTTATTCATCTTCATCCAGTCCCTGGTCCAGTAAGGATAGCCAAGCGTGTTGTTGATAGCGGCAGCCACCTGGTCGGCCTTATAGATATCTGCTACCTTTACCTCCAGGCCGGTTATTCTGCCGCCTAAATCCAATAAAGATTGGGCCGCTCTCAGGGATATGAAGGCCATGGAAGAATCATATTCAAACATACCACAATCAAATATACCGACTACCCTGAAGGCCTCCATCCTGGGTATGACCCCCACAGGCGTAATCATGCCGGTCGGGGACATAAGTTGTACCCGGTCGCCCCTTATCACACCCAGATTTTTGGCCAGTTCCCTGCCGATTATGATACCCGGAGTCCCTTCTGTGTTTCCCCCCGGCGCTTTCTGCCCGGAAGGAATCTCCAGATTTTCCAATGAACCTTCGACCATGTATCGATGCAGGTTAATGACCTTTTTGGATGACTTAAGATCAATTCCTCTTAAGACCACGCCTGAGGCCCCGAGCTGCGAGCTCAGCATGGCCTGAGAATAAATAAAAGGGGTAGTAGCCACTACCCCTTTTGTCTTTTCTGCCTTTTCCTGCAGACCCTTTACATCCCCAATGGAATCACCATATTTAAGCACCATGACATGGGCATTAAGGCCCAGTATTTTGCCCTTCAGATCCTCTTCAAAGCCGGTCATAACCGCCAGAACGACTATCAGGGCCATTACCCCGACCATGACCCCGGCCACGGAAATAAAGGTAATAACCGAGATAAAGGTTTGCTTTCTCTTTGCCTTCAGATAACGAAGGCCGATAAACCATTCAAAGTTCATACTTGGTCGCAGGCCATAACCTATGAATTTAACGCTCAGGACGCAGATGCGGGAATAAGATTACGTCCCGGATAGAAGGTGAATCCGTAAAAAGCATAACCAGCCGGTCTATCCCGATCCCCTCCCCGGCCGCAGGGGGCATGCCGTACTCCAGGGCCCGGAGAAAATCCTCATCCAGAATAGGGACGATTTCCTCGTCCTCATCTACCGTATCCCTGTTCATTATCTGTTTAACCAACCGCTCCCGTTGATCAACCGGGTCATTCAACTCGGAAAAGGCATTGGCCATCTCCCGGCCGGCGATAAACAGTTCAAAACGATCTACCACCTCGTTATCCGCCTCATTCTTTCGGGAAAGCGGAGAGACCTCCAAAGGATAGGCATAGATAAAGGTTGGTTGGATCAGCTTCGGCTCTACCAGATGATCAAAGAGCTTTACGAGCGTCTTGCCGAGGCCGTCTTTTTCACCCAGTTTGATACCCAGGGAAACGGCATAGGCCCTGGCCCCTGTCTCATCATGAAGAAGCTCATCCTGCAACCCGCCGACTTGCACCAGGGCATCCTTCAGGGCATACCTCTTCCACGGTGGGGTGAAGTCTATCTCATAATCCTGGTAAGAAATGACCGGCTGACCACAAATCTTCCCGGCCAGCATAAAAAACATCTCTTCGGTAAGGGCCATCAGATCTTCATAGGTGGCATAGGCCTGATAAAATTCCAGCATGGTGAATTCAGGATTGTGCTGGATAGAGATGCCCTCATTACGAAAGTTGCGATTAATTTCAAAAACCCGTTCAAACCCGCCCACGACCAGGCGTTTCAGATATAATTCCGGGGCAATTCTCAGGTACAGCTCCATATCGAGGGCATTATGGTAGGTCTTAAATGGTTTGGCCGTGGCCCCACCGGGAATGGGCTGCATCATCGGCGTCTCAACCTCCAGAAAACCCCTTTCAGCAAGAAAATTCCTCACTTCCTGGATTATCCGGATGCGTTTCAAAAAGACTTCCCGTACCTGGGGATTGACCATTAAATCGACATACCGCTGGCGATAGCGCGTTTCCACGTCCGTAAGGCCATGGAACTTCTCCGGTAAAGGACGGAGTGATTTGGTCAAAAGGTTTAGTTTCTTAGCCAGAATCGTCAATTCGCCGGTTTTAGTCCTGAAAGTTGTCCCTTCAATACCCACAACATCGCCGATATCCAGACGCCTGCACACCTCATAACTTTCACTACCCAGGACATCCTTCCGCAAATAGACCTGAATCTTTCCATTCCCGTCCTGGACATGGGTAAAGATGCTCTTTCCAAAGTCCCTCAGTGCGATCATCCGGCCGGCTATAACGAACTTCTGATCCTCGCCGGGGAGGTCATTAACCTGGGCATATTTACATATTATGTCCCCTATCCTGTCCTTGCCCCTGAAGTTATTGGGATAAAGGGGGACTCCCATTTCTTTCAGGTCACTGGCCTTTTTTTGTCTCTGCTCTATCAGCTTATTAAAATCTTCCACTTTTCGCACCGTATTGAACAAAAAAATTAACCGTCAACCACAAGTAACTAATTTATTTTCTTTGAATAGTCAAGCTAAATAGAGGCGATATAGCGCAGCCCTTCAAGTAGAACAAATCGTCCCAGAACAACCACTTCACAGGGCATGCTTTTGACAAAGACAGGATTTTCAGAAAGGCCGCCGGAGAGGTAAAGCTTGGGTGGAGATCCGGCAAAACGGTAGGCGTTTAGGGCGATGCCTTTAATGAAAGAGGCCACCGCCTCTTCCGGCCGGGCGCCCTGAATAATGGCATCAAAGATATGGCTGAGACCCAGTACCCCGCAGGTCACCGGTAAGTAGGTAGATGGTACAGGCATCCGGCGGTGATCGAGATCATAATACCTCTCCAGTAATTCTATGGTAAACCCCAGGGAGGCCCCGCACTCGGCATTCCATCCGGTGTCCCTGACCTTATCCCTGCTGAAACTCACAAATTTCAGGTCCCGGCTGCCGCAATCCAGGATGACAAAATCATCCTCTTTAATCAGCTTCTTAGCGCCGCGGGCCAGGGCCGTAAGCTCATTAACGTAGCGTTCTCCGAACCGCGCCCCATTATGGCCGGTGGCCAACGTAGTACGGAGGCCACCAGCTATATC is a window from the Desulfovibrionales bacterium genome containing:
- the lysS gene encoding lysine--tRNA ligase, which translates into the protein MRKVEDFNKLIEQRQKKASDLKEMGVPLYPNNFRGKDRIGDIICKYAQVNDLPGEDQKFVIAGRMIALRDFGKSIFTHVQDGNGKIQVYLRKDVLGSESYEVCRRLDIGDVVGIEGTTFRTKTGELTILAKKLNLLTKSLRPLPEKFHGLTDVETRYRQRYVDLMVNPQVREVFLKRIRIIQEVRNFLAERGFLEVETPMMQPIPGGATAKPFKTYHNALDMELYLRIAPELYLKRLVVGGFERVFEINRNFRNEGISIQHNPEFTMLEFYQAYATYEDLMALTEEMFFMLAGKICGQPVISYQDYEIDFTPPWKRYALKDALVQVGGLQDELLHDETGARAYAVSLGIKLGEKDGLGKTLVKLFDHLVEPKLIQPTFIYAYPLEVSPLSRKNEADNEVVDRFELFIAGREMANAFSELNDPVDQRERLVKQIMNRDTVDEDEEIVPILDEDFLRALEYGMPPAAGEGIGIDRLVMLFTDSPSIRDVILFPHLRPER
- a CDS encoding ABC transporter ATP-binding protein; this translates as MNSKDLLTGFSMGQGTGPVVEARNIHKSFATDGQRIEVLKDIDLTVKVGESLAIVGASGVGKSTLLHLLGTLEIPDSGSILYNGLDVSKLSDENLAAFRNRYIGFVFQFHHLLPEFTAIENVMIPALIARQEKKSARALAEGVLCEVGLKDRLRHRVGELSGGEQQRVALARAIVLSPRLLLADEPTGNLDTKTGQKVHDLILGLGEKNNMATIVVTHNLRLAQCMGRCLTIVDGRLEQSDPGRFS
- a CDS encoding lipoprotein-releasing ABC transporter permease subunit, whose amino-acid sequence is MNFEWFIGLRYLKAKRKQTFISVITFISVAGVMVGVMALIVVLAVMTGFEEDLKGKILGLNAHVMVLKYGDSIGDVKGLQEKAEKTKGVVATTPFIYSQAMLSSQLGASGVVLRGIDLKSSKKVINLHRYMVEGSLENLEIPSGQKAPGGNTEGTPGIIIGRELAKNLGVIRGDRVQLMSPTGMITPVGVIPRMEAFRVVGIFDCGMFEYDSSMAFISLRAAQSLLDLGGRITGLEVKVADIYKADQVAAAINNTLGYPYWTRDWMKMNKNLFSALKLEKIAMFIILALIVLVAAFNIVSTLIMVVMEKNKDIAILKSMGATRKSIMKIFVMEGVIVGFTGTMLGIIGGFGLTSLLKKYKFIKLPSDVYYISTLPVKVEALDVALISFAAIVISFLATLYPSWQASRLEPATALRYE